A single Crateriforma conspicua DNA region contains:
- a CDS encoding GspE/PulE family protein, which translates to MKGSMIQPSCRDTEMGSTDSSSATDAEIDFQAADAGMELAPAETFALNLLEWAVERHASDLFISDAESCVIVSVRRMGRIEQVRRFARSYGRRLQGFLRVAANCDAGDAIRPTEGRGVVQTPCGREIDLRLSTMPTLFGTDVAVRLFDPESGCRDLNQLGMDDCDVQQLRELLSHRGGLILVSGPVASGKSSTMYAAVKHLNDGHRKIHTLEDPIEHAIDGVMQTQVNAKACLDFADLLTVVLRHSPDVIMIGEIRDSVTATTAVRAGASGQLVLATIHAKSAAEAIDSLLHYDVPPKFVANALVGVICQRLVRRLCKECRSQREVHDPLPISPAVANRLGDQPPGLWTAQSCDACFGDGYESLFCLAEIMRVEDTITHCIEHREPASAIHQTAKEQGMLSLADNAALNIYRGEMTADDAIRIINDGTLAELSRRCRD; encoded by the coding sequence ATGAAGGGATCAATGATCCAGCCTTCCTGCCGGGACACCGAAATGGGATCCACCGATTCGTCATCCGCGACCGACGCGGAAATTGATTTTCAAGCCGCTGATGCCGGAATGGAATTGGCACCAGCGGAAACTTTCGCGTTAAATCTTTTGGAATGGGCGGTCGAGCGGCACGCCAGCGACCTGTTCATCAGCGACGCGGAATCCTGCGTCATTGTTTCGGTCCGTCGAATGGGCCGCATCGAACAAGTTCGCCGGTTTGCACGCAGTTACGGACGACGGCTGCAAGGGTTCCTGCGGGTCGCGGCAAATTGTGACGCCGGCGACGCGATTCGCCCGACTGAAGGACGCGGCGTGGTGCAAACGCCCTGCGGTCGTGAAATCGACTTGCGGCTCAGCACGATGCCCACGCTGTTCGGGACGGATGTCGCGGTGCGCCTGTTCGATCCGGAAAGCGGATGTCGCGACCTCAATCAATTGGGGATGGACGATTGCGACGTCCAGCAACTGCGCGAACTGTTATCGCACCGCGGTGGACTGATCTTGGTGTCCGGTCCGGTCGCCAGCGGCAAGAGCAGCACGATGTATGCTGCGGTGAAGCATTTGAACGACGGTCATCGCAAAATTCATACGCTGGAAGACCCGATCGAACATGCGATCGACGGGGTGATGCAAACGCAGGTCAACGCAAAAGCCTGCTTGGACTTTGCCGATCTATTGACGGTCGTTTTGCGTCACAGCCCCGACGTCATCATGATCGGTGAAATCCGTGACAGCGTGACGGCAACCACCGCGGTCCGCGCCGGTGCCAGTGGCCAATTGGTGCTTGCGACGATCCACGCCAAGAGTGCTGCCGAGGCGATCGATTCGCTGCTGCACTATGACGTCCCGCCAAAGTTCGTTGCCAACGCGCTGGTCGGCGTCATTTGTCAACGACTCGTCCGGCGACTGTGCAAAGAATGCCGAAGCCAGAGGGAAGTTCACGATCCGCTGCCCATCAGCCCCGCAGTCGCCAATCGTTTGGGCGACCAACCGCCGGGACTTTGGACGGCCCAGTCGTGCGACGCCTGTTTCGGTGACGGCTATGAATCGCTGTTTTGCCTGGCGGAAATCATGCGTGTGGAGGACACGATCACGCACTGCATCGAACACCGTGAACCGGCATCCGCGATTCACCAGACGGCCAAAGAGCAGGGCATGCTAAGTCTGGCCGACAATGCCGCCTTGAATATTTATCGCGGCGAAATGACGGCCGATGACGCGATTCGAATCATCAATGACGGCACGCTGGCGGAACTTTCCAGACGCTGTCGCGATTGA
- the ligA gene encoding NAD-dependent DNA ligase LigA, producing MTDKSVAEEVQSLRQQIRHHDRLYYVDATPEISDLQYDRLLKRLQQLEQDHPDLRDRDSPTMRVGDQPVAHLDQVAHRVPMLSIDNTYSRDELQAYFERTEKSLDGKPIRWVMEYKIDGVAASVRYESGRMVLALTRGNGEVGDDITHNIRTVRDLPLILHDNGSVPDVLEIRGEVYMTNADLADLNVRQAERGEPLYKNTRNVTAGTIRLLDPAIAAQRNLRFFAHGIGEVSGMDADNHMEFLKRLGDFGIPPTPDVMVFDHWSDAMKAVAALEDEMPDLPFEVDGIVFKVDDFANREKLGIRSKSPRWLVAYKFERYEATTRLNQITVQVGKTGTVTPVAHLDPVEIAETTVSRASLHNADEIERLDVREGDVVVVEKAGKIIPKVVRVEKHLRTDDLKPYAFPKRCPECDTDLVRDEGGVYIRCPNPACPAQLRQKLIYFGSRTGMDIDGLGDELVDVLLDRGLVKTYGDLYRLTADQVAELNWIRLRKGRDGKEIEVQVGQKNADSLIQGIDASRDRGLARVLASLSIRHVGPSVARIITGKYHTLDLLREASQEDLADIHEIGDRIASSLHEFIHSDVGRQTLNDLAAAGVKMTDPEPVPDDDDQRWLSGKTLVVTGTLKHFKRDEIKKAITELGGRASGSVSKNTDFLVAGEKAGSKLDKAKQLGVRVVDEDEFRAWLADNRIHDA from the coding sequence ATGACAGACAAGTCGGTCGCCGAGGAAGTTCAGTCGCTGCGCCAGCAGATTCGACATCACGATCGACTGTACTACGTCGACGCGACGCCGGAAATCAGCGATCTGCAGTACGACCGCCTGCTGAAGCGTTTACAGCAACTGGAACAGGATCACCCCGACCTGCGTGATCGCGATTCGCCCACGATGCGGGTCGGCGATCAACCGGTCGCGCACCTGGACCAGGTCGCCCATCGCGTGCCCATGTTGTCAATCGATAACACGTACAGTCGCGATGAATTGCAAGCCTATTTTGAACGCACCGAAAAATCCCTGGACGGCAAACCGATCCGGTGGGTGATGGAATACAAAATCGATGGCGTCGCGGCGTCGGTGCGATACGAATCGGGACGCATGGTGCTGGCGCTGACCCGTGGCAACGGCGAAGTCGGCGATGACATCACGCACAACATTCGAACGGTTCGCGATCTGCCCCTGATCCTGCACGACAACGGATCGGTACCGGATGTTTTGGAGATTCGCGGCGAAGTCTACATGACCAATGCGGACTTGGCCGATTTGAATGTCCGTCAAGCCGAACGCGGCGAACCGCTATACAAGAACACACGCAACGTGACTGCGGGCACGATCCGATTGCTGGATCCCGCGATCGCCGCCCAGCGAAACCTGCGTTTCTTTGCACACGGCATCGGCGAAGTGTCGGGCATGGACGCGGACAACCACATGGAATTTTTGAAACGGCTCGGGGACTTTGGCATTCCGCCGACACCCGACGTGATGGTGTTCGACCATTGGTCCGACGCGATGAAAGCGGTCGCGGCGTTGGAAGACGAAATGCCAGACCTGCCGTTCGAAGTCGACGGGATCGTTTTTAAAGTCGACGACTTTGCCAACCGCGAAAAACTTGGCATTCGCAGTAAGAGCCCGCGTTGGTTGGTCGCGTACAAGTTTGAACGCTACGAAGCCACCACACGACTGAACCAGATCACGGTCCAAGTCGGCAAAACCGGAACCGTCACACCGGTGGCTCATCTGGATCCGGTGGAAATCGCCGAAACCACCGTCTCCCGCGCTTCGTTGCATAACGCTGATGAAATCGAGCGGCTGGATGTCCGCGAAGGCGACGTCGTTGTGGTTGAAAAAGCCGGCAAGATCATCCCCAAGGTCGTGCGCGTCGAAAAACACCTTCGCACTGACGACTTGAAACCCTACGCCTTTCCCAAGCGATGTCCCGAGTGTGATACCGATCTGGTTCGGGATGAAGGCGGTGTCTACATCCGATGCCCCAACCCAGCGTGCCCCGCGCAGTTGCGTCAAAAGCTGATCTATTTCGGCAGCCGCACGGGCATGGACATTGATGGTCTGGGCGACGAATTGGTCGACGTTCTGCTGGACCGTGGATTGGTCAAAACGTATGGCGACCTTTATCGATTGACTGCTGACCAAGTCGCCGAATTGAATTGGATCCGATTGCGGAAAGGACGCGACGGCAAAGAGATCGAAGTCCAGGTGGGACAGAAGAATGCGGACAGCCTGATCCAAGGGATCGACGCCAGTCGTGATCGTGGTTTGGCACGAGTGCTGGCATCGCTTTCAATCCGTCACGTCGGTCCCAGTGTCGCGCGGATCATCACAGGCAAATACCACACGTTGGATCTGCTTCGCGAAGCATCACAAGAAGACTTGGCCGACATTCACGAGATCGGTGACCGGATCGCCAGCAGTCTGCACGAATTCATCCACAGTGATGTTGGTCGCCAAACGCTGAACGACCTGGCTGCGGCCGGCGTCAAGATGACCGATCCCGAACCGGTGCCCGATGATGACGACCAACGGTGGCTGTCGGGCAAGACCCTGGTCGTCACGGGCACGCTGAAACACTTCAAGCGTGACGAAATCAAAAAGGCGATCACCGAACTTGGGGGACGGGCCAGCGGCAGCGTCAGTAAGAACACGGATTTCCTGGTCGCCGGTGAAAAGGCCGGCAGCAAGCTGGACAAGGCCAAACAATTGGGCGTTCGGGTCGTCGACGAAGACGAATTTCGCGCATGGTTGGCCGACAATCGCATCCATGACGCGTGA